The following are from one region of the Salvia splendens isolate huo1 chromosome 2, SspV2, whole genome shotgun sequence genome:
- the LOC121768382 gene encoding chaperone protein dnaJ 20, chloroplastic-like yields MNSKMISTSIPFAGLSKSNESPKTKTHKMSFNSRRVRIRRARAQISGVYAPAQTKETLYELLGIAEDVKSLSDIKKAYKQMARKYHPDVSPPEQVDEYTRRFIMVHEAYETLSDPQTRALYDRDLAFGGGFSLSPQGMEEKEEWRSSWESQLDQLLQRRNCRERSSWGARMRNSTN; encoded by the exons ATGAATTCGAAAATGATCTCAACCAGCATTCCATTTGCAGGCCTTTCAAAATCCAACGAATCtcccaaaaccaaaacacaCAAAATGTCATTCAATTCGCGGCGGGTCAGAATCCGAAGGGCGAGGGCGCAAATCTCAGGCGTGTATGCTCCGGCCCAAACAAAGGAGACACTGTACGAACTGCTGGGAATTGCAGAGGACGTGAAGAGCTTATCCGACATTAAAAAAGCGTACAAACAGATGGCGAGAAAGTACCATCCCGACGTATCTCCACCGGAGCAAGTGGACGAGTACACGAGGAGGTTTATTATGGTACATGAGGCCTACGAAACGCTCTCTGATCCCCAAACCAGAGCTCTCTACGACAGAGACTTGGCTTTCGGTGGTggattttctctctctccccaG GGAATGGAGGAAAAAGAGGAGTGGAGGAGCAGCTGGGAGTCACAATTGGACCAACTGCTGCAGCGACGCAATTGTAGGGAGAGGTCGTCGTGGGGGGCTCGAATGCGAAATTCTACTAATTAG